The DNA window GCGTTCCCCGCCCGTCTATTTCCGCAGCCGCCTGGTTGCCaagacttcgtcgacgaactaGTCGACGAGCTGCGATCCGTCGTCACGTGGAACTACGGAAAGGTGAAGATCGCGcaggagagaaaggaaaaaaaattcccacgtttttctttttgccaGTGCGAACTCTATCACTGGATCGATGTTctgaatcgtttcgacgacatTCTCGAACGCGCGTGTCGTGTCGgcgacgcgccgtcgtccgacgacgacgacgaaacgaaatgcGTGAATCTTTGCACGAAtttggacgacgaaaaagtaGTCGAAAAAATTGACCGCCATTTTggattttcatttttttctctcagacgaaacgaattgaagacatcAAATTGAAGAGACAGAAGCATTACATTCGGAAAAGGTATTAGGTCGTTAATCCTAGGATGTATTGCATAAAGAAGAAGTCTTGTCTACTAGGCTCAAAGCTGGGAAGGAGTTGGCAAAGGAGCCGCtggagaagaggagaaatcgCTTGGACGACGCTAAGGAGTGGTTTCGGTATAAcagagacgtcgacgaagaattggTAAGataataatgataataatatatgtattaatttttttgtgtgtgtcTTTTAGGCTTGGATAGACGAGAGAATGGCTCTTGTCAATGCTAAGACgttatttttctctcctttctgAAGGCTCTCTTCTCTGAAGTTCAAGCCCACGAACTGATCATGAAAGCCGTCTGCGAAACGGCCGATCGTCTCATCGAAGACGGCAAAGAATCGGCGCCGAGAATCGACGAACGCAATCGCGAGATGCAGGGCAAGTGGGAGGAATTGGAGAAAGCGCTCACcgtgagaaaaaatcgcctAGAAGataaatgaaataaataCTCATGTCTGATATATTGAAAACGGTTCTATTGTTATTTAGTATTTCCTTGACGTTTCTGAAGCCGAAGCCTGGATGAGCGAACAGGAACTTTACATGATGGACGACAATAGAAAGAGGCGAAATATTCTCTGTcctcaaaaaattcaataatttattttattatcaGGACGACGCCAGCGCTCTGGCTCTTCTCAAAAAACATCGCGTTCTTCACGCGGCGGTCGACGCCTATGAGAAGACGGTCGTCGCGTTgggcgagcgagcgagcgaacgCGCTGATCGGTCTGGGCGACGCGGCGAGCTTTGACACGGAAGCGGTCAAACGCGCTCAGGAGAACTTGGACGCTCTGTACGCGGCGCTGAAGGCGTTGGCCGAGAAGCGCGGATTGAATTTGGACGAGAGCTATAAGTTGTTTCAGCTCAATCGAGAGGTGAGTCCACTACAGAGTGGTAGGAGAGAGAGATAaccgactttcttttcttctttaagTGGAAGAGTTTGAAGTGTGGGCCGGAGAAAAGGAGAGCGTCGCCCAGTCGAAAGAACTTGGCCAGGATTTTGAACACTGTGaagtaagaaagaaataattttaatttaatcTCTTatacgtttctttttcagatgatTGAGGGAGAAGTTCACTGAATTCGCTCGCAGTACGAATGCCAGCGGCACGGAGCGCCTCAACGCCGTTAACGGGCTCGCCGATTCTCTCATTGAATCGGGCCACTCGGAAAAGGCGACCATACAGGAGTGGCAAGCGCACGTCAAAGGCCTTTGGGATCGCCTTCTAGATCTCATagagaaacgaagaaaagtaTGTACTAAGTAATATATCAATTTTCATAATCATGGCTCTCTTTTTTCAAGTCTCTTGGATCGGCGTTCGAGATCAAACGCTTTTATCGCGACgtggatgacgtcaaatctcAGATTCAGGTATGACCCTAATAAGCATCCCGGAGAGTCACGtcaaaatatatatatatatatatatataattcaGGAAAAATCCACTGCAATGCCAGATGATCTCGAAACGTTGCTACGCAGCCACGAGAACTTTGAACGCGATCTGGACGCAATCGAATCTCAAGTAAAAATCTTAGATAGTTTATTAGGATCAATATATgtaatctctctctctctctctctctctctctctctcagcTGACTAATGCAGGTCGTTGTTCGAGAAGGATAAAttgctcttctcctttttaCTCTGCTCGAATTTACTCAAAGCGAAAAATCAACTGAATCAGgacgaatttttatttcttctcacCGGAGGCGTGGGACTCGAAAACAAAgtaaaaatcgaattttcgatTATTTTAATATATGGGGAAtgcgttttttcgtttagttGGCGAATCCGGCGCCTTCCTGGCTCTCCGATAAATCGTGGGACGAAATCTGTCGCATGTGCGATCTTCCGGCATTAAAGAACTTCCGCTCGCACTTCGAGAAACAGACAGACGACTAGCGATTCGTCTACGACAGCAAGGAACCCCACACGGCTCCCTTTCCGTCGCCGTGGGATCGCAAGTTGACCGACCCAGAAAGATCGTCGTCCGTTGTCTTCGTCCCGATAAGATAATCCCCATGGTTATGACGTTTGTGGAGCAGAAATTGGGTCGACAATTCGTCGAGCCACCGCCTTTTGATTTGGCGAAGAGCTACGCTGATTCGCACAGTTGCGCGCCGCTTATATTCGTTCTCTCGCCGGGCGCCGATCCCATGGCCGGTTTATTGAAATTTGCTGAGGATAAAAGTTTCGTAGGGGATGAATTCAACGCGATAACTCTCGGGCAAGGACAGGTGAGcattcctttagaatcaataatttttattatgTTCTTTTTAGGGGCCTATTGCTGCGAGTTTGATTGAACGGGCTGTCGATGAAGGGACGTGggtagttaattaattaattaataattaatcataAGATCTGATTTTATTCATTTGTTTAGTTATACGCCTTTGATGGAGGCTGCGCGTgaaggaaatgacgtcatgtgcCTGCTGGTGGAAAGCGGTATAAGCTTCCTCTCACTCGCTCTAAAACATAGGGGTCACCACACGGATCTATTTTTAGGTGCCGACATGAACGCAATCACGGAGGAGACTCAAGAGACGCCGCTGAGTCTAGCGTGCTGTGGAGGCCTTGTAGAAGTGGCTACCTATCTACTTGACC is part of the Oscarella lobularis chromosome 6, ooOscLobu1.1, whole genome shotgun sequence genome and encodes:
- the LOC136188009 gene encoding uncharacterized protein translates to MKIEKKPQKNITELPPGCQDFVDELVDELRSVVTWNYGKCELYHWIDVLNRFDDILERACRVGDAPSSDDDDETKCVNLCTNLDDEKTKRIEDIKLKRQKHYIRKRLKAGKELAKEPLEKRRNRLDDAKEWFRYNRDVDEELAWIDERMALVNAKTLFFSPF
- the LOC136188398 gene encoding spectrin beta chain-like; protein product: MKAVCETADRLIEDGKESAPRIDERNREMQGKWEELEKALTYFLDVSEAEAWMSEQELYMMDDNRKRTTPALWLFSKNIAFFTRRSTPMRRRSSRWASERANALIGLGDAASFDTEAVKRAQENLDALYAALKALAEKRGLNLDESYKLFQLNREVSPLQSVEEFEVWAGEKESVAQSKELGQDFEHCEFTEFARSTNASGTERLNAVNGLADSLIESGHSEKATIQEWQAHVKGLWDRLLDLIEKRRKSLGSAFEIKRFYRDVDDVKSQIQDKLLFSFLLCSNLLKAKNQLNQDEFLFLLTGGVGLENKLANPAPSWLSDKSWDEICRMCDLPALKNFRSHFEKQTDD
- the LOC136188008 gene encoding ankyrin repeat and KH domain-containing protein 1-like; translation: MVMTFVEQKLGRQFVEPPPFDLAKSYADSHSCAPLIFVLSPGADPMAGLLKFAEDKSFVGDEFNAITLGQGQGPIAASLIERAVDEGTYTPLMEAAREGNDVMCLLVESGADMNAITEETQETPLSLACCGGLVEVATYLLDHGADIELGASTPIMEAVQEGHYNLVKVLLERGAKANAVSSNGDSALVLCCSWSRLGTQGGGWKDAADERTPLMKAARAGHLLTTHIKW